One Myripristis murdjan chromosome 17, fMyrMur1.1, whole genome shotgun sequence DNA segment encodes these proteins:
- the and3 gene encoding actinodin3 — translation MSVLVFLMRALCWLLLLPALLEATSLLKIKNAEGQVSIDSAQANDFLSNSRPKRNIDPKWYRSTPDFQSYYRFYNSIGHIEGLYEIDRIRMLYQQMRHLELVHGPDASSYQSVLGVLTSTAAPTTTSPPTTQPPPPPTLPPTPNPLANAEVIYLCNPKDALCKPQIVYLPAGAVPVLCDPRYNPDCRPRAEEEIKAAAPPPPPPPPAPKKSAPPPPPVFIIKGMEYDCDPYWDPDCLIDHPPRPVKETSTSAPAAPVEEEVVKEEAPTAKESVSAAPVDEKNPYPYFDPYDFSRDLFDPYRYANPAPEDE, via the exons ATGAGTGTCCTGGTGTTCCTGATGAGGGCGCTATGCTGGCTGCTCTTACTGCCAG cTTTGCTGGAGGCAACATCtctgctgaaaataaaaaatgcagaaG GACAAGTAAGCATTGACTCTGCTCAGGCAAATGACTTCCTGTCTAATTCTCGGCCTAAGAGGAACATTGATCCTAAGTGGTATCGTAGCACTCCTGACTTTCAGTCCTACTACCGCTTCTACAACAGCATCGGCCACATTGAAGGA CTCTATGAAATCGATAGAATCAGGATGCTGTATCAGCAGATGCGTCATTTGGAGTTGGTCCACGGCCCCGATGCTTCCAGCTACCAAAGTGTCCTGGGTGTCCTGACCTCCACCGCAGCACCAACTACTACCTCACCACCTACCACGcagcctcctccccctcccacccttCCTCCAACTCCAAACCCTCTGGCCAATGCGGAGGTGATCTACCTGTGCAACCCCAAAGATGCACTCTGCAAGCCTCAGATCGTCTACCTGCCGGCAGGGGCTGTCCCGGTGCTGTGTGACCCACGATACAACCCGGACTGCCGGcccagagcagaggaggaaataaaagctgctgcacctccaccaccaccgcctccccctgcccccaaaaagtcagctccacctccacctcctgttTTTATCATCAAAGGTATGGAGTATGACTGCGATCCATACTGGGACCCTGACTGCCTCATCGACCACCCTCCCCGCCCCGTCAAGGAAACTTCCACCAGTGCGCCGGCCGCGCCTGTCGAAGAGGAGGTGGTGAAGGAGGAAGCACCAACCGCCAAGGAAAGTGTTTCTGCTGCACCAGTGGACGAGAAAAACCCCTACCCTTACTTTGACCCTTATGATTTCAGTCGTGACCTTTTTGACCCCTACCGTTATGCTAATCCAGCTCCTGAAGATgagtaa
- the LOC115375874 gene encoding AP-2 complex subunit mu-A isoform X1, which translates to MIGGLFIYNHKGEVLISRVYRDDIGRNAVDAFRVNVIHARQQVRSPVTNIARTSFFHVKRSNIWLAAVTKQNVNAAMVFEFLYKMCDVMTAYFGKISEENIKNNFVLIYELLDEILDFGYPQNSETGALKTFITQQGIKGQHQTKEEQSQITSQVTGQIGWRREGIKYRRNELFLDVLESVNLLMSPQGQVLSAHVSGRVVMKSYLSGMPECKFGMNDKIVIDKQGKGGASDDAGKSDLGGGSGKQSIAIDDCTFHQCVRLSKFDSERSISFIPPDGEYELMRYRTTKDIILPFRVIPLVREVGRTKLEVKVVIKSNFKPSLLAQKIEVRIPTPLNTSGVQVICMKGKAKYKASENAIVWKIKRMAGMKESQISAEIELLPTNDKKKWARPPISMNFEVPFAPSGLKVRYLKVFESKLNYSDHDVIKWVRYIGRSGIYETRC; encoded by the exons GCGTAACGCGGTCGATGCGTTCCGCGTGAACGTGATCCATGCCCGGCAGCAGGTCCGATCCCCGGTGACCAACATCGCCCGCACCAGCTTCTTCCACGTAAAGCGCTCCAACATCTGGCTGGCAGCTGTCACCAAGCAGAATGTCAACGCCGCTATGGTGTTCGAGTTCCTCTACAAGATGTGCGACGTCATGACAGCTTACTTTGGCAAGATCAGCGAGGAGAACATCAAGAACAACTTTGTGCTCATCTACGAGCTGTTGGATG agATCCTGGACTTTGGCTATCCCCAGAATTCTGAGACTGGAGCGCTGAAGACCTTCATCACCCAGCAGGGCATCAAGGGACAG CACCAG acaAAGGAGGAGCAGTCTCAGATCACCAGCCAGGTGACAGGACAGATCGGCTGGCGTCGCGAGGGCATCAAGTATCGCCGCAACGAGCTCTTCCTGGACGTGCTCGAGAGTGTCAACCTGCTCATGTCCCCGCAAG GCCAGGTGCTGAGTGCTCATGTCTCAGGCCGGGTGGTGATGAAGAGCTACCTGAGTGGAATGCCTGAGTGTAAATTCGGCATGAACGACAAGATTGTCATCGACAAGCAGGGCAAGGGAGGAGCATCTGATGACGCCGGGAAGAG TGATTTAGGGGGAGGAAG TGGAAAGCAGTCCATAGCCATCGACGACTGCACTTTCCACCAGTGTGTGCGTCTCAGTAAGTTTGACTCGGAGCGTAGCATCAGTTTCATCCCCCCTGATGGAGAGTATGAGCTCATGAG GTATCGCACCACTAAGGACATCATCCTGCCCTTCCGAGTCATTCCCCTGGTCAGGGAGGTGGGCCGCACCAAGCTAGAGGTCAAAGTGGTCATCAAGTCCAACTTCAAACCCTCGCTGCTGGCCCAGAAGATTGAG gtGCGTATCCCCACGCCTCTTAACACCAGCGGCGTGCAGGTGATCTGTATGAAGGGAAAAGCAAAGTACAAGGCCAGTGAGAACGCCATCGTCTGGAA gatcAAGCGCATGGCAGGGATGAAGGAGTCTCAGATCAGTGCTGAGATTGAGCTGCTGCCGACCAACGATAAGAAGAAATGGGCCAGACCCCCCATCTCCATGAACTTTGAG GTTCCTTTCGCTCCCTCCGGCCTGAAGGTGCGCTACTTGAAGGTGTTTGAGTCCAAGCTCAACTACAGTGACCACGATGTCATCAAATGGGTGCGGTACATCGGCCGTTCTGGCATCTACGAAACCCGCTGCTAA
- the LOC115375874 gene encoding AP-2 complex subunit mu-A isoform X2: MIGGLFIYNHKGEVLISRVYRDDIGRNAVDAFRVNVIHARQQVRSPVTNIARTSFFHVKRSNIWLAAVTKQNVNAAMVFEFLYKMCDVMTAYFGKISEENIKNNFVLIYELLDEILDFGYPQNSETGALKTFITQQGIKGQHQTKEEQSQITSQVTGQIGWRREGIKYRRNELFLDVLESVNLLMSPQGQVLSAHVSGRVVMKSYLSGMPECKFGMNDKIVIDKQGKGGASDDAGKSGKQSIAIDDCTFHQCVRLSKFDSERSISFIPPDGEYELMRYRTTKDIILPFRVIPLVREVGRTKLEVKVVIKSNFKPSLLAQKIEVRIPTPLNTSGVQVICMKGKAKYKASENAIVWKIKRMAGMKESQISAEIELLPTNDKKKWARPPISMNFEVPFAPSGLKVRYLKVFESKLNYSDHDVIKWVRYIGRSGIYETRC; the protein is encoded by the exons GCGTAACGCGGTCGATGCGTTCCGCGTGAACGTGATCCATGCCCGGCAGCAGGTCCGATCCCCGGTGACCAACATCGCCCGCACCAGCTTCTTCCACGTAAAGCGCTCCAACATCTGGCTGGCAGCTGTCACCAAGCAGAATGTCAACGCCGCTATGGTGTTCGAGTTCCTCTACAAGATGTGCGACGTCATGACAGCTTACTTTGGCAAGATCAGCGAGGAGAACATCAAGAACAACTTTGTGCTCATCTACGAGCTGTTGGATG agATCCTGGACTTTGGCTATCCCCAGAATTCTGAGACTGGAGCGCTGAAGACCTTCATCACCCAGCAGGGCATCAAGGGACAG CACCAG acaAAGGAGGAGCAGTCTCAGATCACCAGCCAGGTGACAGGACAGATCGGCTGGCGTCGCGAGGGCATCAAGTATCGCCGCAACGAGCTCTTCCTGGACGTGCTCGAGAGTGTCAACCTGCTCATGTCCCCGCAAG GCCAGGTGCTGAGTGCTCATGTCTCAGGCCGGGTGGTGATGAAGAGCTACCTGAGTGGAATGCCTGAGTGTAAATTCGGCATGAACGACAAGATTGTCATCGACAAGCAGGGCAAGGGAGGAGCATCTGATGACGCCGGGAAGAG TGGAAAGCAGTCCATAGCCATCGACGACTGCACTTTCCACCAGTGTGTGCGTCTCAGTAAGTTTGACTCGGAGCGTAGCATCAGTTTCATCCCCCCTGATGGAGAGTATGAGCTCATGAG GTATCGCACCACTAAGGACATCATCCTGCCCTTCCGAGTCATTCCCCTGGTCAGGGAGGTGGGCCGCACCAAGCTAGAGGTCAAAGTGGTCATCAAGTCCAACTTCAAACCCTCGCTGCTGGCCCAGAAGATTGAG gtGCGTATCCCCACGCCTCTTAACACCAGCGGCGTGCAGGTGATCTGTATGAAGGGAAAAGCAAAGTACAAGGCCAGTGAGAACGCCATCGTCTGGAA gatcAAGCGCATGGCAGGGATGAAGGAGTCTCAGATCAGTGCTGAGATTGAGCTGCTGCCGACCAACGATAAGAAGAAATGGGCCAGACCCCCCATCTCCATGAACTTTGAG GTTCCTTTCGCTCCCTCCGGCCTGAAGGTGCGCTACTTGAAGGTGTTTGAGTCCAAGCTCAACTACAGTGACCACGATGTCATCAAATGGGTGCGGTACATCGGCCGTTCTGGCATCTACGAAACCCGCTGCTAA
- the pcyt1aa gene encoding choline-phosphate cytidylyltransferase A, giving the protein MEAHSSSPLLLSRKRRREGSNGETEEGERPGKVPRCTVGLKHPAPFADELEPADDKPYLRVSMDEAKRGTPPDRPVRVYADGIFDVFHSGHARALMQAKGLFPNTHLIVGVCSDDLTHKYKGFTVMNEDERYDAVSHCRYVDEVVRNAPWTLTPEFLAKHRIDFVAHDDIPYSSAGSDDVYKHIKEAGMFAPTQRTEGISTSDIITRIVRDYDVYVRRNLQRGYTAKELNVSFINEKKYHLQERVDKVKRKVRDVEEKSKEFVQKVEEKSIDLIQKWEEKSREFIGNFLQMFGPEGALKHMLKEGKGRMLQAISPRQSPNSSPTREERSPSPTFRLPFFTKTSPPPSPPPHHSAARGYPISEDDDEDDED; this is encoded by the exons ATGGAGGCCCACAGCTCCAGCCCACTGCTGCTCTCCAggaagagacggagagaggggtccaatggagaaacagaggagggagagaggcctGGGAAAGTCCCCAGATGTACTGTG GGGCTGAAGCACCCAGCTCCCTTTGCAGATGAGCTGGAGCCAGCTGATGACAAACCCTATCTGAGAGTCAGCATGGATGAGGCCAAGAGGGGAACACCAC CTGACAGGCCGGTGCGGGTGTATGCAGATGGCATCTTTGACGTCTTCCATTCGGGTCACGCCAGAGCCCTCATGCAGGCTAAAGGCCTTTTCCCAAACACACATCTCATTGTCGGAG TGTGCAGCGATGACCTGACCCACAAGTACAAAGGCTTCACAGTGATGAATGAGGACGAGCGCTACGATGCGGTCAGTCACTGTCGCTATGTGGATGAAGTGGTGCGCAACGCTCCCTGGACGCTAACACCAGAGTTCCTCGCCAAACACCGC ATTGACTTTGTGGCCCACGATGACATCCCGTACTCCTCAGCGGGAAGCGATGATGTTTACAAGCACATCAAGGAGGCAG GCATGTTCGCCCCCACCCAGCGGACGGAGGGCATCTCCACTTCTGACATCATCACACGCATCGTCCGGGACTACGATGTGTACGTGAGACGCAACCTGCAGAGAGGATACACTGCCAAGGAGCTCAACGTTAGCTTCATCAAT GAGAAGAAGTACCATCTGCAGGAGCGTGTGGACAAGGTGAAGAGGAAGGTGCGTGACGTGGAGGAGAAGAGCAAAGAGTTTGTCCagaaggtggaggagaagagcaTTGACCTCATCCAGAAATGGGAGGAGAAATCCAGGGAGTTTATTGGCAATTTCCTGCAGATGTTTGGCCCCGAGGGAGCACTG AAGCACATGTTGAAGGAGGGGAAGGGCCGGATGCTGCAGGCCATCAGCCCCAGACAGAGCCCCAACAGCAGCCCCACCCGCGAGGagcgctctccctctcccaccttCCGCCTCCCCTTCTTCACCAAGACCTCGCCaccaccctcccctcctccccaccacAGCGCGGCCCGGGGATACCCCATCAGtgaagacgatgatgaagaCGACGAAGATTAG